In one Dreissena polymorpha isolate Duluth1 chromosome 7, UMN_Dpol_1.0, whole genome shotgun sequence genomic region, the following are encoded:
- the LOC127837264 gene encoding uncharacterized protein LOC127837264 yields the protein MSVKQYLCGPCLEEKGEIEGVVYCKECEEPLCGNCKHDHARIKALKLHKLCDLSDVPPQEIQELLKRLIACPNHETERVVHLCKDHDVTCCNTCALAEHRKCETLKVLADIKVDCTGLKTILHDLQQQGESLLEHERTHEELVSEIENKAMSSLQTIKQKLLDIYAQFENEVLSSIADKKKVIGEKIKTNNEKARQFLNAIEQQSTYIEQVEKFGTNEHVVLLQRQLEKNSVCRLKSTVGELDKRRSKSSFKCVEDTSFDRLLLEVKNSLRIEDCTCDVSETGSDTDNSQYKPYTKRILQLQCTKDLSTIPLFDKEKRPDARSCIWIDKNIVIALHEVNALLVIEEDSNFVLSKFICDVTPWSVSKTGPTDMVISLPCASKIAFAQLRYGNVHVITELKTRIPYHDVTRHASLNQYICMSNNRGQIDILNNNGTLLREINISSEIKEFVPSPVSLCNFNAHNRVLIISNWLKETLTALNLNGEKVFEYKHQDLLGAQQIAVDPCGNVYVTSYLLSILQISPSGHYIRTLPLEKKTDYPFGICFNNTFDKIALSGGGNDLDPYLGVYTFT from the coding sequence ATGTCTGTCAAACAGTACTTATGCGGTCCATGTTTGGAGGAGAAAGGCGAAATAGAAGGCGTTGTGTATTGTAAAGAATGTGAAGAACCACTTTGTGGAAATTGTAAACATGATCATGCAAGGATAAAGGCTTTAAAACTCCACAAGTTGTGTGACCTTTCGGATGTGCCTCCCCAGGAGATACAAGAACTTCTGAAAAGATTGATTGCATGTCCAAATCACGAAACAGAAAGGGTGGTTCACCTTTGTAAAGACCACGATGTAACATGCTGTAATACGTGTGCTTTGGCTGAGCACAGAAAGTGCGAGACACTAAAGGTACTGGCTGATATAAAAGTGGATTGTACCGGATTGAAGACAATCTTGCATGACTTGCAACAGCAAGGCGAGAGTCTTTTGGAACATGAACGCACACATGAAGAATTGGTATCTGAAATAGAAAATAAAGCGATGTCATCACTacaaactattaaacagaaactCTTAGACATATACGCGCAATTTGAGAATGAAGTGCTATCATCTATTGCTGATAAGAAGAAAGTTATaggagaaaaaataaaaacaaacaacgaaaaGGCACGTCAGTTTTTGAATGCCATTGAACAGCAGTCAACTTATATTGAACAAGTTGAGAAATTTGGAACGAATGAACACGTTGTTCTCCTGCAGCGCCAGCTTGAAAAGAATTCGGTATGTCGATTGAAATCAACCGTAGGTGAATTGGATAAAAGAAGAAGCAAATCTAGCTTTAAATGTGTTGAGGATACCTCTTTTGATCGTTTACTGTTAGAGGTTAAGAATTCCTTGCGAATAGAAGACTGCACTTGTGATGTTAGTGAGACAGGATCCGATACTGATAATAGTCAATATAAGCCATACACGAAGCGAATTTTACAGCTTCAATGTACTAAAGATTTAAGTACTATACCCTTGTTTGACAAGGAAAAACGTCCTGACGCGCGTTCATGTATATGGATAGATAAGAACATCGTGATAGCTTTACACGAAGTAAATGCGTTGCTAGTGATTGAGGAAGATAGTAATTTTGTATTATCAAAATTCATTTGTGACGTTACTCCTTGGTCAGTTTCTAAGACGGGTCCGACGGACATGGTGATTTCTTTACCATGTGCAAGCAAAATTGCATTTGCACAACTACGTTATGGAAATGTGCACGTAATTACAGAACTGAAAACAAGAATCCCGTATCACGATGTAACTAGACATGCCTCACTCAACCAGTACATATGTATGTCAAATAACAGGGGGCAGATCGATATTCTTAATAATAACGGAACGTTGCTTCGTGAAATCAATATAAGCTCAGAAATAAAAGAGTTTGTACCATCGCCAGTAAGTTTGTGTAATTTTAATGCGCATAATCGTGTGTTAATAATTTCAAATTGGTTGAAGGAAACATTAACGGCATTGAACTTAAATGGAGAGAAAGTATTTGAATATAAGCACCAAGATCTACTTGGCGCACAGCAAATCGCCGTGGATCCTTGTGGCAATGTGTATGTGACATCCTATCTTCTAAGCATACTTCAAATCAGTCCTAGTGGACACTATATCAGAACTCTCCCTTTAGAGAAAAAAACAGACTATCCGTTTGgtatatgtttcaataacacgTTTGATAAAATAGCTTTGAGTGGTGGAGGTAATGACCTCGATCCATATCTGGGAGTTTATACATTTACTTGA